The genomic window TTATCCTAACTTAAAAAAATATCCAATTAAAGATATAAGTGAATTTGAAGAAGAAGTTGCTAGATATCAAACAGAATTGAAAGAAATCTACACTCCTAAAGAAAAAGTAGAAAAAAAAGAAAGAGAATTCTTTATTCCTAAAATGATAAGAGCTATTGAAAAGAAATTAAAAAGTGATGATGTAGAATAATAATAAAAAAGCTATTGCATATTTGCAATAGCCTTTTTTTAATCTGCTAATTTATCTTCTAATGTTTTACTGATTTTAAATTTTACATATTTTCTAGATTTTACGTCTATTTTTTTATTAATATTTTGTGGATTAACAACAACTCTTTCTTTAGTTTTTTTGACTTCAAAGGAACCAAAATTTCTAAAGATAATATTTTTATCAATAGTTAAAGCATATTTTAAAGTATCTATAAAATTTTCTATATCTTTTTGTCCTTGTTTTTCATCAATATTATTTTTAGTGCAATATAATTTTATAAAATCTTTTTTTATCATCTAAAACCCAACTCCTACATAATCTAACTCTAAACTGTCAGCAACTTTTCTACAAGTGACTCTTTCATTTTTTATATTTATTCCTCCTAAAAGTTCAGGATATATTTCACAAGCTCCTTTGAGTCCACGACAAGCTATAGCTCGAGCATATTTTAATATAAAATTTTCAGAAGAGAGAGTAGATGTTAAAGGATAAGCACTAGCCATATTACCTACACAATAGTGAACAACTTCATCCACTATGTATGTAGGTTTTTCTAAAGAAGTTATTTTTGATGTTTCAAAACATCCTCCTTGGTCAATGGCAACATCAACAATAA from Fusobacterium sp. FSA-380-WT-3A includes these protein-coding regions:
- a CDS encoding HU family DNA-binding protein; translation: MIKKDFIKLYCTKNNIDEKQGQKDIENFIDTLKYALTIDKNIIFRNFGSFEVKKTKERVVVNPQNINKKIDVKSRKYVKFKISKTLEDKLAD